One part of the Anaeromyxobacter sp. Fw109-5 genome encodes these proteins:
- a CDS encoding tetratricopeptide repeat protein — MAAAIATFALAIYAGALRNGFVYDDIPQVVQNPWIRDASSLLAAFTSDAWGYLGIHSNYYRPMMHVVYAAANALFGLDARGFHLLNLLLHAAVSVLVYATSLLVLRAAPGASPARSRVLAAASGFLFAAHPIHTEVVSWISATTDLCVALLALSALHAYATLPPERVPSASPRYLWAVIAFAIATLTKEVALVIPGILVAWDVSFRRHAVVRVRWLAAYAPFAGVIGLYFLLRWSALGGFASISRHQELTTLQLALNVCALFGAYLAKLVVPSGLSAFHPFDPVVSIADPRALAGLVALALVVAFVSIAWRRRSGAVLVALAVLLLPLLPSLWLTRLGENPFAERYLYLPSLGFIWLLAIAGQRLVAARPRLAPALGAAAVVLCATWAWGVAARQPAWRDDVSLWSDAAAKAPGAAIPRYNLAVALEAAGDLPRAIAEYETALRLEESPVAWTSLGAAYHAAGRDEDALRAYGRALYWDAANVTALNGLGATYVKMGRGAAAIEPLRAAIGLAPRFAPAYHNLGLAYEQLGDSRAAIESYRAALGADPSSAASYQRLRALTASP, encoded by the coding sequence ATGGCCGCCGCGATCGCGACGTTCGCGCTGGCCATCTACGCCGGCGCGCTGCGCAACGGGTTCGTGTACGACGACATCCCACAGGTCGTGCAGAATCCCTGGATCCGCGACGCCTCGAGCCTCCTCGCGGCGTTCACGTCCGACGCCTGGGGGTACCTGGGGATCCACAGCAACTACTACCGGCCGATGATGCACGTCGTCTACGCGGCGGCGAACGCGCTCTTCGGGCTGGATGCCCGAGGGTTTCACCTCCTCAACCTCCTGCTGCACGCGGCAGTCTCCGTGCTGGTCTACGCCACGTCACTCCTGGTGCTGCGTGCGGCGCCCGGAGCCTCGCCGGCGCGCTCGCGCGTCCTCGCCGCGGCGTCCGGGTTCCTGTTCGCGGCCCACCCGATCCACACCGAGGTGGTGAGCTGGATCTCCGCGACGACCGATCTCTGCGTCGCCCTGCTCGCGCTGTCCGCGCTGCACGCGTACGCCACGCTCCCGCCCGAGCGCGTCCCTTCCGCCTCTCCCCGCTACCTGTGGGCGGTCATCGCGTTCGCGATCGCGACCCTCACCAAGGAGGTCGCCCTCGTCATCCCGGGGATCCTCGTCGCCTGGGACGTCTCCTTCCGGCGGCACGCGGTCGTTCGGGTGCGGTGGCTCGCGGCGTACGCGCCGTTCGCCGGGGTGATCGGGCTCTACTTCCTGCTGCGCTGGAGCGCGCTGGGGGGCTTCGCCTCCATCTCGCGGCATCAGGAGCTGACGACCCTGCAGCTTGCTCTCAACGTCTGCGCGCTGTTCGGGGCCTACCTCGCGAAGCTCGTCGTGCCGTCGGGCCTCTCCGCGTTCCACCCCTTCGACCCGGTGGTGTCGATCGCGGACCCGCGTGCGCTCGCGGGCCTCGTCGCCCTGGCGCTGGTGGTGGCGTTCGTCTCGATCGCCTGGCGGAGGAGGAGCGGCGCCGTCCTCGTTGCGCTGGCGGTGCTGCTGCTGCCGCTCCTCCCGAGCCTGTGGCTCACCCGCCTCGGCGAGAACCCGTTCGCCGAGCGCTACCTGTACCTCCCGTCGCTCGGATTCATCTGGCTCCTCGCCATCGCGGGACAGCGGCTCGTCGCGGCCAGGCCCCGTCTCGCGCCTGCGCTCGGCGCCGCGGCCGTCGTCCTGTGCGCGACGTGGGCCTGGGGCGTCGCCGCGCGCCAACCCGCCTGGCGCGACGACGTCTCGCTCTGGAGCGACGCGGCCGCGAAGGCGCCCGGCGCCGCGATCCCCCGCTACAACCTCGCGGTCGCGCTGGAAGCTGCCGGGGACCTGCCACGCGCGATCGCCGAGTACGAGACCGCGCTGCGGCTCGAGGAGAGCCCGGTCGCGTGGACGAGCCTCGGCGCGGCGTACCACGCGGCCGGGCGTGACGAGGACGCCCTCCGCGCCTATGGACGCGCGCTCTACTGGGACGCCGCGAACGTCACGGCGCTGAACGGCCTCGGCGCGACGTACGTGAAGATGGGCCGGGGCGCGGCGGCGATCGAGCCGCTCCGCGCCGCCATCGGGTTGGCGCCTCGGTTCGCCCCGGCGTACCACAACCTCGGGCTCGCGTACGAGCAGCTGGGCGATTCGCGGGCTGCGATCGAGAGCTACCGCGCCGCGCTGGGCGCGGATCCGTCCAGCGCGGCGTCGTACCAGCGTCTGCGCGCGCTCACCGCGAGCCCGTAG
- a CDS encoding outer membrane beta-barrel protein, translated as MKKLMFALAALALSATAVQAQEAQAQARRPFGLGIAIVPLEPWNVEIYAPLAVAPNIRVEPSLGVSTRDESAGGQDTRDVTIGVGLFYVAPVATAFDLYMGGRLKLNFAKVDNGVNDESGTDVSLAAAIGGEHYLATHFSLGAEAQLGFYSESDVSGDASGLYTTGLAFLRFYF; from the coding sequence ATGAAGAAGCTGATGTTCGCACTCGCCGCCCTGGCGCTGTCCGCCACCGCCGTCCAGGCGCAGGAGGCGCAGGCGCAGGCGCGGCGGCCCTTCGGCCTCGGCATCGCCATCGTCCCGCTCGAGCCGTGGAACGTCGAGATCTACGCGCCCCTCGCCGTCGCGCCGAACATCCGCGTGGAGCCGTCGCTCGGCGTGTCGACGCGCGACGAGTCCGCCGGCGGCCAGGACACGCGGGACGTGACGATCGGGGTCGGCCTCTTCTACGTGGCGCCCGTCGCGACGGCCTTCGACCTCTACATGGGCGGCCGCCTCAAGCTGAACTTCGCGAAGGTCGACAACGGCGTCAACGACGAGAGCGGCACCGACGTCTCCCTCGCCGCGGCGATCGGTGGCGAGCACTACCTCGCGACGCACTTCTCGCTCGGCGCCGAGGCGCAGCTCGGGTTCTACTCGGAGTCCGATGTCTCCGGCGACGCGTCCGGTCTGTACACGACCGGCCTCGCCTTCCTGCGCTTCTACTTCTAG
- a CDS encoding FecR family protein: protein MSDSQRAPEVDAKGGDLPGPGSTQDRRAWLAWLAAAALVLAVGGGWTAFSRGGPGQPGGAPATQAAAPERPDEVVVERSQGTIERLGPAGWEPLAEGQLLLEDDTIRTGPAASASLAIGDRSRVMVSDATQLTVRESAAAAQRLRLSRGRISVDHRPDGARMLLVESDDGGAVARAATARFSVLASGTSLAVATETGVVRLQAAGRAVEVGAGQQALSFRGKPPDPSLPIPAAVLLKIARTAMGEGVCIVSGLGEPGAEVRVEGRLAEVRRDGRFSVRLAARRGLRATVVTRDAAGHVAERHVECKPLLADDDVSDFAVRWGQDASPRHAR, encoded by the coding sequence ATGAGCGACTCGCAGCGAGCGCCGGAAGTGGACGCCAAGGGCGGGGATCTTCCCGGTCCCGGCTCGACCCAGGACCGGCGCGCCTGGCTCGCCTGGCTCGCCGCCGCGGCGCTCGTGCTCGCGGTCGGCGGCGGCTGGACCGCCTTCAGCCGCGGGGGGCCCGGCCAGCCAGGGGGCGCGCCGGCCACGCAGGCCGCCGCACCGGAGCGGCCCGACGAGGTGGTGGTCGAGCGGTCCCAGGGCACCATCGAGCGGCTCGGTCCGGCGGGCTGGGAGCCGCTCGCCGAAGGGCAGCTCCTCCTCGAGGACGACACCATCCGGACCGGGCCCGCCGCGAGCGCCAGCCTCGCGATCGGCGACCGGTCGCGCGTCATGGTCTCCGACGCGACGCAGCTCACCGTGCGCGAGAGCGCGGCGGCGGCGCAGCGCCTGCGCCTCTCGCGCGGCCGGATCTCGGTCGATCATCGGCCGGACGGTGCGCGCATGCTCCTCGTCGAGAGCGACGACGGCGGCGCCGTGGCCCGGGCGGCCACCGCCCGGTTCAGCGTGCTCGCGAGCGGGACGAGCCTCGCCGTCGCCACCGAGACCGGCGTCGTGCGGCTCCAGGCGGCGGGCAGGGCCGTCGAGGTCGGGGCCGGGCAGCAGGCACTGTCCTTCCGGGGGAAGCCGCCCGATCCCTCCCTGCCGATCCCCGCCGCGGTCCTGCTCAAGATCGCGCGGACCGCGATGGGCGAGGGGGTGTGCATCGTCAGCGGGCTGGGAGAGCCGGGCGCGGAGGTCCGCGTCGAGGGCCGCCTCGCCGAGGTGAGGCGGGATGGCCGGTTCTCGGTCCGGCTGGCCGCCCGGCGCGGGCTGCGCGCCACGGTCGTCACGCGGGACGCCGCTGGTCACGTCGCGGAGCGTCACGTCGAGTGCAAGCCCCTCCTCGCGGACGACGACGTGTCCGACTTCGCGGTGCGCTGGGGACAGGATGCCTCGCCGCGCCACGCTCGCTAG